The Brachyhypopomus gauderio isolate BG-103 chromosome 1, BGAUD_0.2, whole genome shotgun sequence genome includes a window with the following:
- the rpl32 gene encoding large ribosomal subunit protein eL32 — MVILRPLTKPNIVKKRTKKFIRHQSDRYVKIRKNWRKPRGIDNRVRRRFKGQMLMPNIGYGSNKKTKHMLPTGFKKFLVHNVKELEVLMMSNKSYCAEIAHNVSSKNRKLIVERAAQLAVKVTNSNARLRSEENE, encoded by the exons ATGGTGATCCTCAGACCCCTCACCAAACCCAATATCGTCAAGAAAAGGACCAAGAAGTTCATCAGGCATCAGTCAGACCGCTATGTTAAGATCAGG AAAAACTGGAGGAAGCCCAGAGGTATCGATAACAGGGTGCGCAGGCGCTTCAAAGGCCAGATGCTCATGCCCAACATCGGTTATGGTAGCAACAAGAAGACGAAGCACATGCTGCCAACTGGGTTCAAGAAGTTCCTGGTCCACAATGTCAAGGAGCTTGAAGTGCTCATGATGAGTAACAA GAGCTACTGTGCAGAAATTGCCCATAACGTGTCCTCAAAGAACAGGAAGCTGATAGTGGAGCGGGCGGCTCAGCTGGCCGTTAAGGTCACGAACTCCAACGCAAGACTGCGCAGCGAGGAGAATGAGTAA
- the cand2 gene encoding cullin-associated NEDD8-dissociated protein 2, translating into MSNVTYHISNLLEKMTSTDKDFRFMATNDLMMELQKDSIKLDEESERKVVTMLLKLLEDKNGEVQNLAVKCLGPLVSKVKEYQVETMVDTLCSNMVSDKEQLRDISSMGLKTVIAELPPASAGLCLTTNVCKKITSQLIGAMGKQEDVSVQLEALDILSDMLARLSGTLISFHQSILSSLLPQLTSPRMAVRKRAIIALGHLVPSCSPALFAQLTEHVTGELGRGSPAANARTYLQCLATISRQGGHRVGEHLEKIMPLVVKFCSVEDDELRENCFLAFEAFVRRCPKEMSPHIAVVIKLCLKYITYDPNYNYEADDSQEESMDTGSAEEEDQESDDEYSDDDDMSWKVRRSSVKCLEAVIISRRDLLGELYETVCPTLVSRFREREENVRSDVFLAFVALLRQTRPLHVSALDPGTKEDSAVTLLKRQVATVIKALHKQLKDRNMKSRQGCFCILTEMATVLPGALGEHVPALVPGIVYSLTDKSTSTNMKIDALSFLHVLLSSHTPEVFHPHIKVILPPVIHCVEDPFYKITSEALQVTQQIVKMMRPLDKHSSFDAKPYVRDVFTCTLKRLKAADIDQEVKERAISCMGHIVSHLGDQLGGDLQPTLQIFLERLKNEITRLTAVKMLSLIAASPLKIDLRPILTEGIPVLASFLRKKQRALKLNTLTALNIIVTNYSDSFKPAMIEAVLSELPALIQESDMHVSQVAIKLLTCMSKVCPSSLGKIGGTILPEVLNLVHSPLLQGGVLGSIVEFLEALVLTKTSNASYSDLMKALTGPFYKAKSADSMSVHRQSYYSVAKCVAALSSACPKEASGTVTKLIQEVKNQKTTESVRILSFLCLGEMGHSMNLGGHKELKTVIMEAFSSPNEEVKSAASCALGNICVGNLDDYLPFLLKEIGGQPKKQYLLLHSLKEVISALSADSLKPHVENIWSLLFKNCECAEEGTRNVVAECLGKLTLINPAELLPRLKKQLSLGSSFARSTVVTAVKFTIVDHPLPIDSLLKGCIGDFLKTIQDPDLNVRRVALVMFNSAAHNKPGLIRGLLTTVLPNLYSETQIRKDLIREVEMGPFKHTVDDGLDVRKAAFECMYTLLDSCLDCLDIFEFLNHVEEGLKDHYDIRMLTFIMLARLASLCPAAVVQRLDRLVEPLRATCTTKVKAGSVKQEFEKQEELRRSAMRAVAALLSVRDVEKSPAMADFANQIRTNAEMATIFESVQGDAMSGAVESMDTS; encoded by the exons ATGTCGAATGTCACCTATCACATTTCCAACCTGTTGGAAAAAATGACATCCACTGACAAAGATTTTCG ATTCATGGCCACCAATGACCTTATGATGGAGCTGCAGAAAGATTCTATAAAACTAGacgaggagagtgagaggaaggtgGTGACCATGCTCCTGAAGCTTCTAGAAGATAAAAACGGCGAAGTTCAGAACCTTGCAGTTAAATG CCTAGGTCCTCTTGTGAGCAAAGTGAAGGAATATCAGGTTGAGACTATGGTGGACACCCTGTGCTCCAACATGGTGTCAGACAAAGAGCAGCTCAGAGACATCTCTAGCATGGGGCTAAAAACGGTTATCGCTGAGCTGCCCCCAGCCTCTGCAG GTTTGTGTCTGACTACTAACGTTTGTAAAAAGATCACGTCTCAGCTGATTGGTGCCATGGGTAAACAGGAAGATGTATCTGTGCAGCTTGAAGCCTTGGACATTCTCTCTGATATGCTGGCAAG GCTGAGCGGCACCCTGATCAGCTTTCACCAGTCCATCTTGAGCAGTCTGCTCCCGCAGCTGACCAGTCCCCGCATGGCGGTCAGGAAGCGTGCCATCATTGCCCTGGGTCACCTGGTGCCCAGCTGCAGCCCTGCCCTGTTTGCCCAGCTCACCGAGCACGTCACTGGGGAGCTGGGGCGTGGATCCCCTGCCGCTAACGCCCGGACCTACCTCCAGTGCCTGGCCACCATCAGCCGACAAGGGGGACACAGAGTTG GTGAGCACTTGGAAAAGATAATGCCACTGGTGGTGAAGTTCTGTAGTGTGGAGGACGACGAACTCAGGGAGAACTGCTTCCTGGCATTTGAGGCTTTTGTTCGGAG GTGTCCCAAGGAGATGTCGCCTCACATCGCCGTGGTAATTAAGTTGTGCCTAAAGTATATTACCTACGATCCCAACTATAACTATGAGGCTGATGACAGCCAGGAGGAATCCATGGATACTGGCAGTGCAGAGGAGGAAGACCAGG AATCTGATgatgaatacagtgatgatgatgatatgaGCTGGAAGGTGAGACGTTCTTCTGTAAAGTGCCTGGAGGCAGTGATCATCAGCCGGAGAGACCTCCTGGGGGAGCTGTATGAGACCGTCTGCCCAACACTGGTGTCCCGTTTCAGGGAACGAGAGGAGAATGTCCGCTCTGACGTTTTCCTGGCTTTTGTGGCCTTGCTAAGGCAGACTAGACCCCTCCATGTCTCCGCCTTAGACCCTGGTACTAAGGAAGATTCGGCAGTCACTCTTTTGAAGAGGCAG GTAGCCACTGTAATTAAGGCCCTGCACAAACAGCTAAAGGACAGGAACATGAAGTCCAGACAGGGCTGTTTCTGTATACTAACAGAGATGGCTACCGTGCTCCCTGGAGCACTGGGGGAGCATGTTCCTGCCTTAGTTCCTG GCATTGTGTACTCCCTCACAGACAAGTCCACCTCCACAAACATGAAGATAGACGCTCTCTCCTTCCTACATGTCCTTCTGTCTAGCCACACCCCAGAGGTCTTTCATCCACACATCAAAGTCATCCTCCCCCCTGTCATTCACTGTGTTGAAGACCCTTTCTATAAAATCACATCTGAAGCCCTCCAAGTGACTCAGCAGATAGTCAAGATGATGCGGCCTCTGGACAAACACTCTTCCTTTGATGCAAAGCCCTATGTTAGGGATGTGTTCACCTGTACACTGAAGAGATTGAAGGCAGCAGATATTGACCAGGAGGTGAAAGAGAGGGCCATTTCCTGTATGGGCCACATTGTCAGTCACCTAGGTGACCAGCTGGGTGGAGACCTACAACCCACCCTGCAGATCTTTCTAGAAAGACTAAAGAATGAAATCACAAGGCTTACAGCAGTGAAGATGCTGTCCCTCATCGCAGCATCCCCACTTAAGATAGACCTAAGACCCATCTTGACTGAAGGGATTCCAGTTCTTGCATCCTTTTTACGGAAAAAACAGCGTGCcctaaagttaaacacattgaCAGCCCTGAACATCATTGTCACAAACTACAGTGACAGTTTCAAGCCTGCTATGATAGAAGCTGTGTTGAGTGAGTTACCTGCCTTGATTCAGGAAAGTGATATGCATGTATCCCAAGTGGCAATAAAGCTTCTCACCTGCATGTCCAAAGTTTGCCCATCCTCATTAGGCAAGATAGGAGGCACCATTTTGCCTGAAGTGCTCAACCTGGTGCACTCTCCATTACTGCAAGGAGGTGTCCTTGGATCCATAGTTGAGTTTCTCGAAGCGCTTGTGTTGACGAAGACCAGCAATGCAAGTTACAGCGATCTTATGAAGGCTTTGACTGGTCCTTTCTATAAAGCAAAGTCAGCTGACTCCATGTCTGTGCACAGGCAGTCCTACTACTCTGTGGCAAAGTGTGTGGCAGCACTATCCTCTGCATGTCCCAAGGAAGCTTCTGGAACAGTCACCAAACTCATTCAAGAGGTGAAGAACCAGAAGACAACTGAGTCTGTGAGGATCCTTTCATTCCTTTGTCTTGGAGAAATGGGGCATTCCATGAACCTGGGAGGACACAAGGAACTTAAGACGGTCATCATGGAAGCCTTCAGTTCCCCAAATGAAGAGGTAAAGTCTGCTGCATCGTGTGCCCTGGGTAACATATGCGTCGGCAATCTAGACGACTACCTGCCGTTCCTGTTGAAGGAGATCGGGGGGCAACCTAAGAAGCAGTACCTGCTTCTCCATTCCCTGAAGGAAGTGATCAGTGCTTTGTCTGCAGATAGTCTCAAACCTCACGTGGAGAACATTTGGTCTCTGCTCTTCAAGAACTGTGAATGTGCTGAGGAGGGCACTCGAAATGTTGTGGCTGAATGTCTGGGAAAACTTACACTAATCAACCCAGCTGAGCTTCTGCCCAGGCTGAAGAAGCAGTTGTCTTTAG GTTCGTCATTTGCACGCAGTACCGTTGTGACAGCGGTGAAGTTCACTATTGTGGACCACCCTTTGCCCATTGACTCTCTCCTTAAAGGATGCATAG GTGACTTCCTGAAAACAATCCAAGACCCTGACCTCAATGTGCGGCGTGTGGCCCTAGTGATGTTCAACTCCGCTGCCCACAATAAGCCTGGCTTGATACGTGGTCTTTTGACTACAGTCCTGCCTAACCTCTACAGTGAGACACAGATCAGGAAAGACCTCATTCGAGAG GTGGAGATGGGTCCTTTTAAGCACACAGTGGATGATGGGTTAGATGTGCGCAAAGCAGCCTTTGAGTGTATGTACACTCTCCTGGACAGCTGCCTGGACTGTCTTGACATCTTTGAGTTCCTCAACCATGTAGAAGAGGGCCTGAAAGACCACTATGATATTAGA ATGTTGACCTTCATAATGCTGGCCAGGCTTGCCTCTCTGTGCCCAGCCGCTGTGGTGCAGAGGCTGGACAGACTGGTGGAGCCCCTCAGAGCCACGTGCACTACAAAG GTGAAGGCCGGCTCGGTGAAGCAGGAGTTCGAGAAACAGGAGGAACTGAGGCGCTCGGCCATGCGCGCCGTCGCCGCTCTCCTCTCAGTACGTGACGTGGAGAAGAGCCCCGCCATGGCAGACTTCGCCAACCAGATCAGAACCAACGCGGAAATGGCAACCATCTTCGAGAGCGTCCAGGGAGACGCGATGTCGGGGGCTGTGGAATCTATGGACACTAGTTAG
- the sec13 gene encoding protein SEC13 homolog translates to MSRVGLPSCGTYADCIIWNHVSVAFTPPGTFLERKYTTVARRSGCHVEKTEYPVWIRSVKPSPQIKWKDIFFPDMVSVINTVDTSHEDMIHDAQMDYYGTRLATCSSDRSVKIFDVKNGGQILVADLRGHEGPVWQVAWAHPTYGNILASCSYDRKVIIWKEENGTWDKMYKYTGHNSSVNSICWGPYDFGLILACGSSDGAISILTYTGDGQWDIKKINNAHTIGCNAVSWAPAVVPGSLIDQPTGQKPNYVKRFVSGGCDNLVKLWKEEDGQWKEDQKLEAHSDWVRDVGWAPSIGLPTSTIASCSQDGRVFIWTCDDPSGNTWTAKLLHKFNDVVWHVSWSITGNILAVSGGDNKLTLWKESVDGQWACISDVNKGQGGVSSIADGQQNEQ, encoded by the exons ATGTCGCGAGTTGGCCTGCCATCTTGTGGCACCTATGCGGATTGCATTATCTGGAACCATGTTTCTGTGGCCTTTACTCCACCCGGAACTTTTTTAGAACGGAAGTATACTACTGTTGCTCGGCGGTCAGGTTGCCACGTCGAAAAGACTGAATATCCTGTTTGGATACGCAGCGTAAAACCGTCTCCACAGATAAAGTGGAAGGACATATTTTTTCCAGATATG GTGTCCGTCATCAACACCGTGGATACCTCACACGAGGATATGATT CACGATGCCCAGATGGATTATTACGGCACACGACTGGCCACCTGCTCCTCTGATCGCTCTGTGAAGATCTTTGACGTAAAGAACGGCGGACAGATCCTTGTGGCAGACTTGCGAGG GCACGAAGGCCCCGTGTGGCAGGTGGCTTGGGCACACCCCACCTATGGCAACATTCTGGCCTCCTGTTCCTATGACAGGAAGGTCATCATCTGGAAAGAGGAGAATGGGACAtgggataaaatgtacaagtaCACAGGCCACAACTCTTCAG TGAACTCTATTTGCTGGGGTCCCTATGACTTTGGCTTAATCCTGGCATGTGGGAGCTCTGATGGTGCTATTTCAATTCTAACCTACACTGGTGACGGGCAGTGGGATATCAAGAAGATTAACAATGCACACACA ATTGGCTGTAATGCAGTAAGCTGGGCACCAGCTGTTGTTCCAGGCAGCCTCATAGACCAGCCGACGGGCCAGAAACCCAACTATGTCAAGAGATTCGTGTCTGGAGGCTGTGACAACTTGGTCAAGCTGTGGAA AGAAGAGGATGGCCAATGGAAGGAAGACCAGAAACTGGAGGCCCATAGTGATTGGGTGAGAGATGTAGGCTGGGCCCCATCTATTGGCCTCCCCACCAGCACCATTGCCAGCTGTTCTCAG GATGGTAGGGTGTTCATCTGGACGTGTGACGATCCCTCGGGAAACACGTGGACTGCGAAGCTCCTGCACAAATTTAATGACGTGGTGTGGCACGTGAGCTGGTCCATCACAGGCAACATCCTGGCTGTGTCTGGAGGGGATAACAAG cTCACCCTGTGGAAGGAGTCTGTGGACGGACAGTGGGCCTGCATCAGTGACGTCAACAAAGGCCAGGGGGGCGTGTCCTCCATCGCAGACGGCCAGCAGAATGAGCAATAA